The sequence below is a genomic window from [Synechococcus] sp. NIES-970.
GAATAAAAGTCGATGAAAGCCAAAGAATTTGACCGAAAATTTGATGCAGGGGAAGACATGAGCGAATTTATGGATCTTTCGACAGCCAAACGACCTAATCACTTAAAGAAAGGAAAAGTCATGTTACTGCAAAAAATCATTGACGAAATCAAAGAGATCCCCGAAGCCCGACAAGAAGAGCTATATCAACTGATCCAAGAATTTCGCCACCAAACCGATACCCATCAAGCAACAGCCGAACCCTACGACACCCCCGATGAAGAAATTATCGAAGATCTTCATCAAGCTATGAAAGAAGCGATCTCCGGTCAAACAATTCCTCTCTCTCAAATGTGGGAGGGCATTGATATTGATGGATAACAAGCCAATTTCTATTGAACTAACGCCACGATTTAGAAAAAGACTCAAACAACTTGCCAAACGCTATCGCTCCATCCAGCAAGATCTTGAACCGTTAATTACAGAGCTTCAAACAGGTAAAACCCCCGGCGATCAAATTCAAGGGCTTAGCGATCCTGTATTTAAAGTCCGTATCAAAAATAGTGATACAAAAAAAGGCAAAAGTGGCGGCTATCGAGTCATTTACTATATCCAGTCCCCGACAGGTATCCTCTTGCTAACGATCTACTCAAAATCCGATCAAAGCGATGTAAGTAACCAAATCATCGAAGAGATCATTCGCCAATATCAAACCTAGACCATGAACGAAGCCGAAACCAGAGCAGAACTAATCGACCCCGCCCTAAAAGCCGCCGGCTGGGGAGAAATTGAGGGCAGTCGCATCAGAAGAGAAGTCATAGCCCCCGGTCGGTTAGTCGGTTCCGGCAAACGTAGCCGCTCCAAATCCTGCGATTACGTCTTGGTTTATAAAAATCAGAAACTCGCTGCCCTAGAAGCCAAAAAACGCGACCTACACCCCACCGAAGGACTCGGACAAGCCAAGGATTACGCCGAACGATTACAAACCCCCATAGCCCTCTGCACCAACGGCGAAAAAATCTACCAAGTCGATATGCGAACTGGGGAAGAGAAATATATCGACCGTTACCCCACCCCCGCCGAACTCTGGGAACTCACCTACCCCACCGAAAACCCTTGGCGAAACCGATTTGCTGCCATTCCCTTTGAAGACAAACAAGGCACATGGGAAGCCCGCTACTACCAACACAATGCGATCGGAGCCGTCCTCGAAGCCATCAGCCAAGGCAAAACCCGGATGTTGCTGACCCTCGCCACCGGAACCGGAAAAACCTTTATTGCTTTTCAACTCGCATGGAAACTATTTCAAGCCAAATGGAATATCAGCGGCGAACCCAGCCACCGACCCCGCATCCTGTTTCTCGCAGATCGCAATATTCTCGCAAACCAAGCCTTTAACGCCTTCGGCGCATTTCCCGATGATGCCCTAGTACGGATCGATCCCAAGGAAATCAAGAAAAAAGGTAAAGTCCCCAAAAATGGCAACCTATTTTTTACGATCTTCCAAACCTTCATGACTCAGAAAGGTGATGAAGACTTTGCCCATTTTTACGACTATGCCCCTGACTTTTTCGACTTCATCGTGATTGACGAATGCCACCGGGGCGGCGCCAACGACGAAAGCACCTGGCGAAAAATCCTCGAATACTTTTCCCCCGCCGTCCAACTCGGCTTAACCGCCACCCCCAAACGCGATGTAAACGGCGACACCTACAAATATTTCGGTGAACCCCTCTACACCTATTCCCTGAAAGAAGGCATTAACGACGGCTACTTAACCCCCTTCAAAGTTGTCCAGT
It includes:
- a CDS encoding hypothetical protein (conserved hypothetical protein), translating into MDNKPISIELTPRFRKRLKQLAKRYRSIQQDLEPLITELQTGKTPGDQIQGLSDPVFKVRIKNSDTKKGKSGGYRVIYYIQSPTGILLLTIYSKSDQSDVSNQIIEEIIRQYQT